The following coding sequences are from one Salvia hispanica cultivar TCC Black 2014 chromosome 3, UniMelb_Shisp_WGS_1.0, whole genome shotgun sequence window:
- the LOC125214104 gene encoding glutamine synthetase cytosolic isozyme-like, whose protein sequence is MSLLTDLINLNISESTDKIIAEYVWIGGSGMDLRSKARTLSGPVSNPSELPKWNYDGSSTGQAPGEDSEVILYPQAIFRDPFRRGHNILVICDAYTPAGEPIPTNNRHSAAKIFSHPDVVAEVPWYGIEQEYTLLQKEVKWPLGWPVGGFPGPQGPYYCGIGADKAFGREIVDAHYKACLYAGVNISGINGEVMPGQWEFQVGPSVGISAGDELWIARYILERITEIAGVVVSFDPKPIEGDWNGAGAHTNYSTKSMREEGGYEVIKKAIEKLGLRHKEHIAAYGEGNERRLTGKHETADINTFKWGVANRGASIRVGRDTEKEGKGYFEDRRPASNMDPYVVTSMIAETTLLGKQ, encoded by the exons ATGTCGCTTCTTACAGATCTCATCAACCTTAATATCTCAGAATCAACTGACAAGATCATTGCTGAATATGTTTG GATTGGCGGCTCTGGTATGGACCTCAGAAGCAAAGCTAGG ACTCTTTCTGGCCCTGTTAGCAATCCTTCGGAGCTCCCAAAGTGGAACTACGATGGATCTAGCACCGGCCAAGCTCCCGGAGAGGACAGTGAAGTCATCCTATA TCCACAGGCAATTTTCAGGGATCCATTTAGAAGGGGACATAACATTCTG GTCATCTGTGATGCGTATACGCCTGCTGGCGAGCCTATTCCAACGAACAACCGACACAGTGCAGCCAAGATTTTCAGCCATCCTGATGTTGTTGCAGAGGTTCCATG GTATGGTATCGAACAAGAATACACTCTTCTGCAGAAGGAAGTTAAGTGGCCTCTTGGATGGCCCGTTGGTGGTTTCCCTGGACCTCAG GGACCTTATTACTGTGGAATTGGAGCTGACAAAGCCTTCGGACGTGAGATCGTTGATGCACACTACAAGGCCTGCCTTTATGCTGGAGTCAACATCAGTGGCATCAACGGAGAAGTGATGCCTGGCCAG TGGGAATTTCAAGTTGGACCATCAGTTGGCATTTCAGCTGGAGACGAGCTGTGGATAGCTCGCTACATATTGGAG AGGATCACTGAGATTGCTGGAGTCGTTGTGTCGTTCGACCCCAAGCCCATTGAG GGTGATTGGAATGGGGCTGGTGCACACACCAACTACAG CACCAAGTCAATGAGGGAGGAAGGAGGCTACGAAGTCATCAAGAAGGCCATTGAGAAGCTCGGGCTGAGGCACAAAGAGCACATTGCTGCCTATGGGGAGGGCAACGAGCGTCGCCTCACTGGAAAGCACGAAACTGCTGACATCAACACCTTCAAATGG GGTGTTGCTAACCGCGGTGCATCCATCCGTGTGGGGCGTGACACGGAGAAAGAAGGCAAGGGCTACTTTGAGGACAGGCGGCCGGCTTCCAACATGGACCCCTATGTTGTGACCTCGATGATCGCGGAGACCACCCTCCTCGGAAAGCAGTGA